One window of Nitrospirota bacterium genomic DNA carries:
- a CDS encoding efflux RND transporter periplasmic adaptor subunit encodes MIALVAVVAVGAAGYWYWQSAEHPASARSNQSGPNSGRAALRVQAVRAVVKPMPVVIEAAGTVEPEQSVTLRAQVSGVLESVLFKEGDTVKTGQLLFEIDPRTYQAQYNQALAALARDEAQLENAKVQQARLEPLLAREFITQQEYDVAVTSAKSLEATVAADRAAVEQARIQLEHSRIHAPISGRTGAVSVKPGNLVTASTGSGGATLVTINRLDPILVTFSIPERQLDEIRRYRNDSTMRVEVGPTRNTPPVSSGKIVFVDNTVTPQTGTVLLKTRVANPTEALWPGQFVNVRVILSVEPEAVVVPEVAVQAGQEGPFVYLIENGRVAIRPVEISRQIGQEVVIASGLQRGDAVVTEVPQGLNEGVAVQIAGAQDARPAS; translated from the coding sequence ATGATCGCGCTGGTCGCGGTGGTGGCGGTCGGAGCCGCCGGGTATTGGTACTGGCAGAGCGCGGAGCACCCCGCGTCTGCCCGCTCCAATCAGAGCGGGCCCAACAGCGGCCGGGCGGCGCTGCGCGTACAGGCGGTCCGCGCCGTGGTCAAACCCATGCCGGTGGTGATCGAGGCGGCCGGCACCGTGGAACCCGAGCAGAGCGTGACCCTGCGCGCCCAGGTCTCGGGCGTGCTCGAGTCCGTGTTGTTCAAGGAAGGCGACACGGTCAAGACCGGTCAACTGCTGTTCGAGATCGACCCCCGCACGTATCAGGCACAATACAACCAGGCGCTCGCCGCGCTCGCGCGGGATGAAGCCCAGCTCGAGAACGCCAAGGTGCAGCAGGCGCGCCTCGAGCCCTTGCTGGCGCGCGAATTCATTACGCAGCAGGAATACGACGTGGCGGTCACGTCCGCCAAATCCCTGGAAGCCACGGTGGCAGCGGACCGCGCCGCAGTGGAGCAGGCGCGCATTCAACTCGAACACTCCCGGATCCACGCGCCGATCTCGGGGCGCACGGGCGCGGTGAGCGTCAAACCCGGGAACCTCGTGACCGCCTCCACCGGCTCGGGCGGCGCCACGCTGGTCACCATCAACCGGCTCGATCCGATTCTGGTGACGTTCAGCATTCCGGAACGCCAACTCGATGAGATCCGTCGCTACCGCAACGATTCGACGATGCGGGTGGAAGTCGGCCCCACGCGGAACACACCACCCGTGTCCAGCGGGAAGATCGTGTTCGTGGACAACACAGTGACCCCGCAGACCGGGACGGTCTTGCTCAAGACGCGCGTGGCCAATCCGACCGAGGCGCTGTGGCCGGGGCAATTCGTCAATGTCCGCGTGATCCTGTCGGTCGAACCCGAGGCCGTGGTGGTCCCGGAAGTGGCGGTGCAGGCGGGTCAGGAGGGTCCGTTCGTCTACCTGATCGAGAACGGTCGGGTGGCGATTCGACCCGTGGAGATTTCGCGCCAGATCGGGCAGGAGGTCGTGATCGCCTCGGGCCTGCAACGCGGAGACGCGGTGGTGACCGAGGTGCCGCAGGGACTCAACGAAGGGGTCGCGGTGCAGATCGCGGGCGCGCAGGACGCCCGTCCTGCGTCGTAA
- a CDS encoding MoaD/ThiS family protein, which produces MKILLHHPAREVTIKGPKRVGQVLRELDLLADTVLVIRGDELIPEDEVVRDDDTIEVRPVISGG; this is translated from the coding sequence ATGAAGATCCTTTTACACCACCCCGCGCGCGAAGTGACCATCAAGGGACCCAAGCGGGTCGGCCAGGTGCTGCGCGAGCTCGATCTTCTGGCCGACACCGTGCTCGTCATTCGCGGTGACGAACTGATCCCTGAGGACGAAGTCGTGCGCGACGACGATACGATCGAGGTCAGACCAGTGATTTCGGGAGGGTGA
- a CDS encoding TolC family protein, with amino-acid sequence MTTLLVPPMLVSAAPSWFDPFGSDPAVAPTPGVPWKPQEPLPKVPEPEVVESLDNTRQWTLPELTELALRNNPRTREAWLAARAAAAGVGVEEAAWLPEISAQYSRIQSEQVSSSGTAAPRQTRYGPTVSLSYLLFDFGSRGNRIEAAEYARLAANLTHNRVLQDVALEVEQAYYLLLGFDALVKANELSLRNIRTALEAAQKRRESGLATVADVYRAETQVAQAQLNLTQSQGELAKAKGRLAAAVGMPVGSALPVDTEFAPPLIQELTVSITDVLDRAKANRPDLIAAEAEARAARSSADATARSTWPWIDLTANTSSTSFTGDRPTVDGYSLSLILRVPLFSGFRDTYATRQARDQAEEAEAARDTVSRQTELEVWQAYYDVQTAASGITSAEAQLKSAEQTAQATLARYREGYGSILDLITAQQDEADARVQRIRSYFDWFTALARFDYAVGVNDVVPSLAGTP; translated from the coding sequence GTGACGACCCTGCTCGTGCCGCCGATGTTGGTCAGCGCAGCGCCCTCGTGGTTTGATCCGTTCGGCTCGGATCCCGCGGTAGCGCCCACGCCGGGCGTGCCGTGGAAGCCCCAAGAGCCGCTCCCGAAGGTCCCGGAGCCCGAGGTGGTGGAATCGCTCGACAATACCAGGCAGTGGACCCTGCCCGAGCTCACGGAGTTGGCGCTCCGCAACAACCCCCGGACCCGGGAGGCCTGGCTGGCGGCGCGCGCCGCGGCCGCCGGAGTCGGCGTGGAAGAGGCGGCCTGGTTGCCGGAGATCAGCGCGCAGTACAGTCGCATCCAGAGCGAGCAGGTCTCCAGCAGCGGGACGGCCGCGCCGCGGCAGACGCGCTATGGCCCGACCGTGAGTTTGAGCTATCTCTTATTCGACTTCGGCAGCCGCGGCAATCGCATCGAGGCCGCGGAGTACGCCAGGCTCGCGGCAAACCTCACGCACAATCGCGTGTTGCAGGACGTGGCGTTGGAGGTGGAACAGGCGTACTACCTACTGCTTGGGTTTGATGCATTGGTCAAAGCGAACGAGCTGTCGTTGCGCAACATCCGCACCGCGCTGGAGGCCGCGCAGAAGCGCCGCGAGTCGGGCCTGGCCACGGTGGCGGACGTATACCGCGCCGAGACCCAGGTGGCGCAAGCCCAGCTCAATCTCACGCAAAGCCAGGGCGAGCTGGCCAAGGCCAAGGGCCGGTTGGCTGCTGCGGTGGGGATGCCGGTGGGCTCGGCGCTGCCGGTCGACACGGAATTCGCTCCGCCGCTCATCCAGGAACTCACCGTGTCCATCACGGACGTGCTCGATCGGGCCAAGGCCAACCGCCCTGATCTGATTGCCGCGGAAGCCGAGGCCCGAGCCGCGCGGTCCAGCGCCGATGCCACGGCCCGCTCTACGTGGCCGTGGATCGACCTCACCGCCAACACCAGCAGCACCTCGTTCACCGGCGATCGACCCACGGTTGATGGCTACAGCCTGTCGCTGATCCTGCGCGTCCCGCTGTTTTCCGGGTTTCGCGACACGTATGCCACGCGGCAAGCTCGCGACCAGGCCGAGGAAGCCGAGGCGGCCCGCGATACCGTGAGTCGGCAAACCGAGCTCGAGGTGTGGCAAGCGTATTACGACGTGCAGACCGCGGCGAGCGGCATCACCAGCGCGGAAGCGCAGCTCAAGTCCGCGGAACAGACTGCGCAAGCCACACTGGCGCGGTACCGCGAGGGGTACGGCAGCATCCTGGACCTGATCACCGCGCAGCAGGACGAGGCCGATGCGCGCGTGCAACGCATTCGATCCTACTTTGACTGGTTCACCGCGTTGGCGCGGTTCGATTACGCCGTGGGCGTGAACGATGTCGTACCATCGCTCGCTGGAACGCCATGA
- a CDS encoding efflux RND transporter permease subunit — protein sequence MNLSRPFIERPVATSVLISALALFGWIAFQSLSVNDLPSVDFPTISVTANLPGANPETMAATVATPLERQFSQIAGLDSMSSVSNSGSTRISLQFSLSRDIDAAAQDVQNAIATAMRRLPDGIDTPIFRKVNPADFAILYVALTAKTLPLPELDRFADTHIAQRLSKVSGVAQVLVFGSQKYAVRIYLDPEAIAQRGLGLDRVVSAIQQANSNLPSGTLQGAGRSYTVKSSAQLGQAQHFNDLVVAYESGMPVRLSDIGRAEDSVEDLNRRSWLNGDRSIVLAVFRQPGSNTVDIARTIRAMFPEIEREAPPGVALHVLNDRSEFIRDSIHEVNLTLVLAITLVVLVILLFLGNARATLITALILPTSVLGTFAAMYLLGFSLNNLSLMALTLAVGFVVDDAIVVLENISRHMELGKSRMQAALEGTREIGFTVLSMTLSLAAVFLPIVFMPGILGRLFFEFAVTVGVAVLFSGAISLTLTPMLCSLFLRSAADQGRAFAWFERFFEAARSRYGSSLQWTMRHRGLMLVSSAGVLILTIALYEWAPKGFIPRQDMGVIFGSSRAPEGVTFADLVDRQLRAAVIIRQHPAVETVMASAGQGGGGVSGSNIGRVIIRLKPRGERTATADDVIQELRPALQAVEGLRVVPQNPPAIRIGGMISSSDYQLVLQGNEFAALLEPAQRLETRLAQLPILQDVNSDLELRNPEIRVDILRDRAAALGLTPQQIEMALYNAYGERQISTLYGPTDQYGVILQLDRKFQSDINALRLLSIQSDTGRMVPLEAVATLRRSVGPVSVGHYGQLPAVVLSFNLAPGVSIGEATDIVSRIASEELPAGVSTAFAGSAKTFQESFRTLPLLLGITILVIYMLLAILYEHYGHPLTILTALPFAGFGALLMLLVFGQELNIFSFVGLILLVGLVKKNGIMMVDFALQLQREKGVSPQEAIVEASLIRFRPIMMTTAAAIVATLPIALGWGAGAEARRPLGIAVVGGLVFSQLLTLYVTPTFYVSMERVVALFRRTTKTAAVEH from the coding sequence GTGAATCTCTCGCGCCCATTTATCGAACGTCCGGTGGCCACGTCGGTGTTGATCAGCGCCCTGGCGTTGTTCGGGTGGATCGCGTTCCAGAGCCTGTCGGTCAACGACCTCCCCAGCGTGGACTTCCCCACGATTTCCGTCACGGCCAACCTGCCGGGAGCCAACCCCGAGACCATGGCCGCGACCGTGGCCACGCCCCTGGAGCGCCAATTCAGCCAGATTGCGGGACTCGACTCCATGAGCTCGGTCAGCAACAGCGGGTCCACGCGCATCTCCTTACAATTCAGCTTGTCGCGCGACATCGACGCCGCAGCGCAGGACGTGCAGAACGCGATCGCCACCGCGATGCGACGGCTCCCGGACGGCATCGACACCCCGATCTTTCGCAAGGTCAATCCCGCGGACTTTGCGATTCTGTACGTGGCGCTCACCGCCAAGACGCTTCCGCTGCCCGAGCTTGACCGGTTCGCGGACACCCACATCGCGCAGCGGCTGTCCAAAGTCAGCGGCGTGGCCCAGGTACTCGTCTTCGGGTCGCAAAAATATGCGGTGCGCATCTACCTCGACCCCGAGGCCATTGCGCAACGCGGCCTGGGGCTGGACCGCGTGGTGAGCGCGATTCAGCAGGCCAACAGCAACCTCCCGTCAGGCACGCTGCAGGGCGCGGGGCGCAGCTACACGGTCAAGTCCTCCGCCCAGCTCGGCCAGGCGCAGCACTTCAACGACCTGGTGGTGGCGTACGAAAGCGGGATGCCGGTCCGGCTCTCGGATATCGGGCGCGCCGAGGACAGCGTGGAGGACCTCAACCGTCGAAGCTGGCTCAACGGCGACCGCTCGATCGTGCTGGCGGTCTTTCGCCAACCCGGGAGCAACACGGTTGACATTGCCCGAACCATCCGCGCAATGTTTCCGGAGATCGAGCGCGAAGCGCCGCCCGGCGTCGCCCTCCACGTGCTCAACGATCGCTCGGAGTTCATCCGCGATTCGATCCATGAAGTCAACCTCACGTTGGTTTTGGCCATTACGCTGGTCGTGCTCGTCATTCTGTTGTTCCTGGGCAACGCGCGGGCGACCCTCATCACCGCGCTGATCTTGCCGACCTCGGTGTTGGGCACGTTCGCAGCCATGTATCTGCTCGGGTTCAGCCTGAACAATCTCTCGTTGATGGCGCTGACCCTCGCGGTGGGGTTCGTGGTCGACGACGCCATTGTGGTGCTCGAAAACATCAGCCGCCACATGGAGCTGGGCAAGAGCCGGATGCAGGCCGCGCTCGAAGGAACCAGGGAGATCGGGTTCACCGTGTTGTCGATGACCTTGTCGCTCGCCGCGGTGTTCCTGCCGATCGTGTTCATGCCGGGGATCCTGGGCCGGCTCTTTTTCGAGTTCGCGGTCACGGTCGGTGTCGCGGTCCTGTTTTCAGGCGCGATCTCCCTCACGTTGACCCCCATGCTCTGCAGCCTGTTTCTGCGATCCGCCGCTGACCAGGGACGAGCGTTTGCCTGGTTCGAGCGGTTCTTCGAAGCCGCACGGAGCCGGTACGGGTCGAGCTTGCAGTGGACCATGCGCCACCGCGGGTTGATGCTGGTCTCTTCGGCCGGGGTGCTGATCTTGACCATCGCATTGTACGAGTGGGCGCCCAAGGGCTTTATCCCGCGGCAGGACATGGGCGTGATTTTCGGCAGCAGCCGCGCGCCCGAGGGCGTGACGTTCGCGGACCTGGTCGACCGCCAGCTTCGCGCGGCCGTGATCATTCGCCAACACCCCGCGGTGGAAACCGTCATGGCGTCGGCAGGCCAGGGCGGGGGCGGCGTCAGCGGGAGCAACATCGGGCGCGTGATCATCCGGCTCAAGCCGCGCGGCGAACGGACCGCCACTGCCGACGACGTGATCCAGGAGCTGCGGCCCGCGCTGCAGGCCGTGGAGGGGCTTCGGGTGGTCCCGCAGAACCCGCCGGCGATCCGCATCGGAGGGATGATCAGTTCCAGCGACTACCAACTCGTGCTGCAGGGCAATGAGTTCGCCGCATTGTTGGAGCCGGCGCAACGGCTGGAAACCCGGTTGGCCCAGTTGCCGATTCTCCAGGACGTGAACTCGGATCTGGAGCTGCGAAACCCCGAGATCCGCGTCGACATCCTGCGCGACCGGGCAGCGGCGCTCGGCTTGACACCGCAGCAAATCGAGATGGCGCTGTACAACGCGTATGGAGAACGGCAAATCAGCACCCTGTACGGCCCCACAGACCAATACGGAGTCATTCTGCAACTGGACCGGAAGTTTCAGTCCGACATCAACGCCCTGCGGCTCCTGTCCATCCAGAGCGACACGGGCCGGATGGTCCCGCTCGAGGCGGTCGCGACCCTGCGCCGCAGCGTGGGCCCGGTGTCCGTGGGCCACTACGGGCAGTTGCCGGCCGTGGTCCTCTCCTTCAATCTCGCGCCCGGGGTCTCGATCGGCGAGGCAACGGACATCGTCAGCCGCATCGCAAGCGAGGAGTTGCCGGCAGGAGTCAGCACCGCGTTCGCGGGAAGCGCCAAAACCTTTCAGGAATCCTTCCGCACATTGCCGCTCCTCCTGGGCATCACGATTCTGGTCATCTACATGCTCCTGGCGATCCTCTACGAACACTACGGGCATCCGCTCACGATTCTCACCGCCCTGCCGTTCGCCGGGTTCGGGGCGTTGCTGATGCTCCTTGTGTTCGGCCAGGAGCTGAACATTTTCAGCTTTGTAGGCCTCATTCTACTGGTCGGACTGGTGAAGAAGAACGGCATTATGATGGTCGACTTCGCGCTACAGTTGCAGCGCGAAAAAGGCGTGTCTCCCCAGGAAGCGATCGTGGAAGCCTCGCTGATCCGTTTCCGTCCCATTATGATGACGACAGCCGCGGCCATTGTCGCCACCCTGCCGATCGCGTTGGGCTGGGGCGCGGGCGCTGAAGCGCGGCGGCCGCTCGGCATCGCGGTGGTGGGCGGGCTGGTCTTTTCTCAGCTTCTGACCTTGTACGTGACCCCCACGTTCTACGTCAGCATGGAGCGCGTGGTCGCGCTGTTCCGGCGGACCACTAAAACGGCTGCGGTCGAGCACTAG
- a CDS encoding MBL fold metallo-hydrolase, producing the protein MQKARIGLGLSISQVATATGFSFETMELWESGAGSPTSAQLTSLASVLGLDPRRLLTIQQGGGQPTIGVQSTDQPLRVETLTGLMRDYPVHAYLIHHAGAPDAVLVDTGYEPIHALEAVLHRRLMLRWIVLTHCHRDHMEGAALLKAQTGARVAVPHAEGSTYRAHHREAPDLAVHGGTTIAVGPSITLSAIETPGHTAGGTSYRVGGFCAVGDALFAGSTGRSMSPDGYRSLLSALKTRILTLPAETILLPGHGPLTTVWHERQHNPFFPETSG; encoded by the coding sequence GTGCAAAAGGCCAGGATCGGCCTCGGGCTCTCCATCTCCCAGGTGGCCACTGCCACCGGATTTTCCTTTGAAACCATGGAGCTATGGGAGTCAGGAGCCGGATCGCCGACTTCAGCCCAATTAACCTCGTTGGCCTCCGTGTTGGGCCTTGATCCCAGGAGGCTTCTAACCATCCAGCAGGGGGGCGGGCAACCCACCATCGGGGTCCAGAGCACCGACCAACCGCTGCGCGTGGAAACCCTGACCGGCCTGATGAGGGACTATCCCGTCCACGCCTATCTGATCCACCACGCGGGGGCGCCCGATGCCGTGTTGGTGGACACGGGGTACGAACCGATCCACGCCCTTGAGGCCGTACTCCACCGCCGATTGATGCTCCGTTGGATCGTCCTCACACATTGTCACCGCGATCACATGGAGGGCGCAGCGCTGTTGAAGGCTCAGACCGGTGCGAGGGTGGCGGTTCCGCACGCGGAAGGTTCGACCTATAGGGCTCACCACCGCGAGGCGCCTGATCTGGCCGTGCACGGCGGGACGACGATCGCGGTGGGCCCGTCCATCACGCTGTCTGCGATTGAAACTCCGGGCCATACCGCGGGGGGAACCAGCTACCGGGTCGGCGGGTTCTGCGCGGTGGGTGACGCGCTGTTCGCCGGTTCGACGGGACGATCCATGTCGCCGGACGGTTACCGGAGCCTGTTATCCGCGCTCAAAACCCGTATCTTGACGCTGCCTGCTGAGACGATTCTGCTGCCAGGCCACGGTCCCTTGACCACCGTTTGGCACGAGCGTCAACACAACCCATTTTTCCCTGAAACCTCCGGGTAA
- a CDS encoding AbrB/MazE/SpoVT family DNA-binding domain-containing protein, with protein sequence METAYVTSKGQLVIPAKIRRQYGIKPGTKILFIQRNGELVFQPVTKNYIRSVCGMLTSDTSVTKELLEERAKDKAREETKVAKHGTR encoded by the coding sequence ATGGAGACGGCATACGTCACGAGCAAGGGCCAGTTGGTGATTCCGGCCAAAATCCGCCGCCAGTACGGCATCAAACCGGGCACCAAAATCCTGTTCATCCAGCGGAACGGGGAACTGGTTTTTCAGCCAGTCACCAAGAACTACATCCGCAGCGTCTGCGGCATGCTCACGAGCGACACCTCGGTGACCAAGGAGCTGCTGGAGGAGCGGGCCAAGGATAAGGCGCGGGAGGAGACCAAGGTTGCGAAGCACGGTACTCGATAG
- a CDS encoding type II toxin-antitoxin system VapC family toxin, with amino-acid sequence MRSTVLDSYAILVFLFRQEGHEKVLALLEKGAEADKKALVAAPNWAEVRYMVERKAGANQWLQTRTKLLGLPIEIVPVDQDLAELAGEFKATRKMSLADCFAAALAKDRKADLYTGDPEFAGVEREIKIVWL; translated from the coding sequence TTGCGAAGCACGGTACTCGATAGCTACGCGATCCTGGTCTTTCTGTTCAGGCAGGAGGGCCACGAAAAAGTCCTGGCGCTCCTGGAAAAAGGCGCGGAGGCGGACAAGAAGGCCTTGGTCGCGGCGCCGAACTGGGCTGAAGTTCGCTACATGGTCGAGCGAAAGGCAGGCGCGAATCAGTGGCTGCAGACGCGCACCAAACTCCTCGGCCTCCCCATCGAAATTGTTCCGGTCGATCAGGACCTGGCCGAACTCGCGGGCGAGTTCAAGGCTACGCGCAAGATGTCCCTCGCCGACTGTTTTGCTGCCGCGCTGGCGAAGGACCGCAAGGCGGATCTGTATACGGGTGATCCGGAGTTTGCCGGGGTGGAACGAGAGATCAAGATCGTGTGGCTGTAG
- a CDS encoding TIGR00269 family protein, which translates to MFGLDEDIAVAVSGGKDSLVLWEILTRLGYRTMGLHIDLGIGAYSEISRSKVETFARARNLPFVTHALQTEHGLGISEMAATLHRPACSACGVIKRYNMNAIAAEHGFPVLATGHNLDDEAARLLGNVLHWQEDYLEKQSPALPSSHPKLVRKVKPLYRLAEREIAAWAVLQKIDYIVDECPNSQGSKLLLYKDVLNRLEAEAPGTKHHFYLQFLDRQKAREQLTPLTPDLRECASCGQPSTGEVCSYCRLIATLKVAR; encoded by the coding sequence ATGTTCGGACTCGATGAGGACATCGCCGTCGCGGTCTCCGGGGGCAAGGACAGCCTCGTGTTATGGGAGATCCTGACCCGTCTGGGCTACCGCACGATGGGGCTGCACATTGACCTGGGGATCGGCGCCTACTCCGAAATATCCCGAAGCAAGGTCGAGACGTTTGCGCGGGCGCGTAATTTGCCGTTCGTCACCCACGCGCTGCAAACAGAACACGGCCTCGGCATCTCGGAAATGGCCGCAACGCTTCACCGACCCGCGTGTTCCGCCTGCGGCGTGATCAAGCGCTACAACATGAACGCCATCGCCGCCGAACACGGGTTCCCGGTCCTGGCCACCGGCCACAATCTGGACGACGAGGCCGCGCGCCTGCTGGGGAACGTGCTCCATTGGCAGGAGGACTACCTGGAGAAACAGTCGCCGGCGCTACCCAGCTCACATCCCAAGCTCGTTCGAAAAGTGAAGCCGCTCTATCGTCTGGCAGAGCGGGAGATCGCGGCGTGGGCGGTGTTGCAGAAGATCGACTATATCGTGGACGAGTGCCCCAACAGCCAGGGCTCCAAACTGCTGCTGTACAAAGACGTCCTCAATCGCCTGGAGGCCGAAGCGCCGGGCACCAAGCACCATTTCTACCTTCAGTTTCTGGACCGCCAGAAGGCGCGCGAGCAATTGACCCCTCTCACTCCCGATCTCCGTGAGTGCGCGTCGTGCGGCCAGCCGAGCACCGGCGAGGTCTGCAGCTATTGCCGGCTCATTGCCACCCTCAAGGTTGCACGTTGA
- a CDS encoding tRNA (adenine-N1)-methyltransferase, giving the protein MTLRDGERVHLVDRKGRVYPVTLRSGKTYQHSGQTIPHNALIGLEDGSAVTLSGGTKFVVIRPTLAEYIMKMPRGAQVIYPKDLASILLWADIYPGATVVEAGIGSGALTMTLLRAVGETGRVGSYEIRDDFAARALENISLYLGKVGHHVLHRKDITLGIEEQNVDRLVLDLPEPWRVVPEAVRALRIGGIFVSYLPTVPQVVKVVETLQGSGAFGMIESFETLQRPWNIEGRSVRPALRMVAHTGFLTVARKLATPVAVDPDTAEEER; this is encoded by the coding sequence TTGACCCTTCGGGACGGTGAGCGCGTTCACCTGGTCGATCGCAAAGGCCGCGTGTACCCGGTCACGCTTCGTTCAGGGAAGACCTACCAACACAGCGGCCAGACCATCCCCCACAACGCCCTCATCGGCCTTGAGGACGGCTCTGCGGTGACCCTGTCGGGGGGCACCAAGTTCGTGGTGATCCGACCCACGCTCGCCGAGTACATCATGAAGATGCCGCGCGGCGCGCAGGTAATTTACCCCAAGGACTTGGCCTCCATTCTCCTGTGGGCCGACATCTATCCGGGTGCCACCGTGGTCGAGGCCGGGATTGGGTCCGGAGCACTGACCATGACGCTGCTGCGCGCGGTCGGGGAGACCGGTCGGGTCGGGTCCTACGAAATTCGAGACGATTTTGCGGCGCGGGCGCTCGAGAATATTTCGTTGTATCTCGGCAAGGTCGGCCACCACGTCTTGCACAGAAAAGACATTACCTTAGGGATCGAGGAACAAAACGTCGATCGGTTGGTGTTGGACCTCCCGGAGCCTTGGCGGGTCGTCCCGGAGGCGGTCCGCGCTCTGCGTATCGGAGGAATCTTCGTCTCGTACCTTCCCACCGTCCCCCAGGTCGTCAAAGTCGTCGAAACGCTCCAGGGCAGCGGTGCGTTTGGCATGATCGAATCCTTCGAAACGCTCCAGCGGCCGTGGAACATCGAAGGCCGGAGCGTCCGGCCAGCCCTCCGGATGGTCGCCCACACGGGGTTCCTCACCGTCGCCAGGAAACTCGCCACACCCGTTGCCGTGGATCCCGACACCGCCGAGGAGGAACGGTAA
- a CDS encoding peptidylprolyl isomerase, whose product MVLAGQTGEAEAKKLKPGTYVVFETTMGKIVCRLFEKEAPQTVANFVGLTEGTKEWRDPKTGETVKRPFYDGLTFHRVIPDFMIQGGDPRGDGTGGPGYQFADEFSPDLKHDRPGRLSMANAGPGTNGSQFFITVKPTPWLDGRHTIFGEVVEGQEVVSKIVTVPRSQDGRDRPLTPVIMKKVTILRQP is encoded by the coding sequence ATGGTCTTGGCGGGCCAGACCGGGGAGGCCGAAGCCAAGAAACTGAAACCCGGTACGTACGTGGTATTCGAGACCACGATGGGGAAGATTGTCTGCCGGTTGTTTGAGAAGGAAGCGCCCCAAACCGTGGCCAATTTCGTGGGGCTCACCGAGGGAACCAAGGAATGGCGGGATCCCAAAACCGGGGAAACGGTGAAGCGTCCGTTCTACGATGGATTGACGTTTCATCGCGTGATCCCCGATTTCATGATTCAGGGGGGGGACCCCCGCGGTGACGGCACCGGGGGACCCGGTTATCAGTTCGCCGACGAGTTTTCACCGGACCTGAAACACGATCGCCCGGGGCGGCTCTCGATGGCGAATGCCGGCCCGGGAACGAACGGCAGTCAGTTTTTCATTACGGTCAAGCCCACCCCGTGGCTGGACGGACGTCACACCATTTTCGGTGAGGTGGTTGAGGGGCAGGAGGTGGTGTCGAAGATTGTGACAGTACCGCGTAGCCAAGACGGGCGTGATCGCCCGCTCACACCCGTGATCATGAAAAAAGTCACGATCCTGCGTCAGCCGTGA